One Bacillus horti DNA segment encodes these proteins:
- the holB gene encoding DNA polymerase III subunit delta', protein MSLPTEIINEQHDRLKQWVSRILRKDRLAHAYLFVGRSGSGKKELALYMTQALFCPSATAQTEFTPCRHCVECKRIEHGNHPDIHWLAPDGSSLKIEQIRELQREFSYRGVETQKKVYIIEHIDRMTTQAANSLLKFLEEPYSGTLALLLTEQKQRLLPTIISRCQELKFPPPSPKQLIHRLHETYPLPLASCAAHITADLEKASHLCEAEWFAEIRSLMIQLLQEETGFSLHQGFALIQDRWLPLTKERDQLDISLELLLLWYQDLLYSKVGLEDQFVYIDQTERLKKRAMYLSKEKIAEGIEHILGAKKRLHAHVNPQLLLEQLLIRLQEG, encoded by the coding sequence ATGTCTTTACCAACGGAAATAATAAATGAACAGCATGACAGACTGAAGCAATGGGTCAGTCGTATCCTACGGAAGGATCGGCTGGCTCATGCGTATCTTTTTGTTGGAAGAAGTGGGTCAGGGAAGAAGGAGCTAGCTTTGTATATGACACAGGCTCTTTTCTGCCCTTCAGCAACGGCTCAAACAGAATTTACTCCATGTAGACATTGTGTGGAATGTAAACGGATTGAGCATGGTAATCATCCAGATATTCATTGGCTTGCTCCAGACGGGTCAAGCCTAAAGATCGAACAGATACGTGAGCTCCAAAGGGAATTCTCCTATCGTGGTGTAGAAACACAAAAAAAAGTGTACATTATTGAGCATATTGATCGAATGACAACCCAAGCGGCGAACAGTCTGCTAAAATTTTTAGAAGAGCCCTATTCCGGGACGTTAGCTTTGCTGCTAACGGAGCAAAAGCAGCGCCTACTGCCAACTATTATTTCTCGATGCCAGGAGCTGAAATTCCCTCCTCCTTCTCCAAAACAGCTCATTCATCGGCTACATGAAACCTACCCTCTACCTTTAGCAAGCTGTGCGGCCCATATCACGGCTGATTTGGAAAAAGCTTCTCATTTGTGTGAAGCCGAATGGTTTGCAGAGATAAGAAGCTTAATGATACAATTATTGCAGGAAGAGACTGGCTTCTCCTTACACCAAGGTTTTGCTCTTATCCAGGATAGATGGTTACCTTTAACTAAGGAAAGAGATCAGCTGGATATAAGCTTAGAGCTACTACTCCTATGGTACCAAGATTTATTGTACAGCAAGGTTGGTCTAGAGGATCAATTCGTATATATTGATCAGACAGAACGTCTGAAGAAGCGAGCCATGTATCTGTCCAAAGAAAAAATAGCTGAGGGGATCGAGCATATTTTAGGGGCGAAAAAGCGCCTCCATGCTCATGTGAATCCACAGCTGCTTCTGGAGCAGTTACTGATTCGTTTACAGGAGGGATAG